Proteins encoded together in one Camelina sativa cultivar DH55 chromosome 9, Cs, whole genome shotgun sequence window:
- the LOC104714383 gene encoding protein FAR1-RELATED SEQUENCE 8-like isoform X2 has product MIGDSVYSPSDQSLSSPNPNLCITVGSMEEEQMVVEQEEEEEELPLPDLGIDLDEDDCDGLLQIETGIDDDGPIAHSAPAPAPGMEFDSYDDAYSYYNSYARELGFAIRIKSSWTKRNSKEKRGAVLCCNCEGFKMVKEANTTSTRRKETRTGCQAMIRLKLIEFDRWKIDQVKLDHNHSFDPERAHNSKSHKTTKSSSASANTKQPQQPPLHVQVRTINLYRALAVPHGTSSSSTSSPGGDHSLSSSRPLLPPGGFSFLQDFFLRIQLTSPNFLYLMDLSDDGSLRNVFWIDPRARAAYSHFGDVVLFDTTCLSNSYQLPLVSFVGIDHHGDSILLGCALLAHQTFETYLWLFRAWLTCMLGRPPQTFITQQCKAMRAAVSEVFPRAHHRLSLTHVLHNIFQSVVQLQDSELFRMALNRVVYGCLKVEEFETAWEEMIIRFGLTNHETINHLFQDRELWAPVYLKDTFLAGALTFRLGDVAAPFIFSGYVHEHTSLREFLEGYQSFLDKKYTRQALCDSESSKFIPELKTTHPYESQMAKVFTVEIFRRFQDEVSAMTSCFGITQVHSNGSASSYVVKEREGEKVRDFEVIYETSAEAQVRCFCVCGGFSFNGYQCRHVLLLLSHNGLQEVPPQYILQRWRKDVKRLYVADFGSGCVDIMNQDQWYEHLHRRAMQVVEQGMRSKEHCRVAWEALQSCLESI; this is encoded by the exons ATGATCGGTGATAGCGTCTACTCACCGTCCGATCAGTCTCTCTCGTCGCCCAACCCTAATCTCTGCATCACGGTCGGTTCG ATGGAAGAGGAGCAGATGGTTgtcgaacaagaagaagaagaagaagagcttccgCTTCCTGATCTGGGTATTGACCTTGATGAAGACGACTGTGATGGATTGCTTCAGATTGAAACTGGAATCGATGATGATGGTCCCATTGCTCACAGTGCTCCTGCTCCTGCTCCTGGTATGGAATTCGATTCGTACGATGATGCTTACAGCTACTACAACTCGTACGCTCGGGAGCTCGGTTTTGCTATCCGTATCAAATCTTCCTGGACTAAGCGTAACAGCAAGGAGAAACGTGGTGCTGTCTTGTGCTGCAACTGCGAAGGTTTCAAGATGGTTAAAGAAGCCAACACCACCTCCACCCGTCGTAAGGAGACCAGAACTGGTTGCCAGGCTATGATTCGCCTCAAATTGATTGAATTTGATCGCTGGAAAATTGATCAGGTCAAACTCGACCATAACCACTCCTTTGATCCTGAAAGAGCCCACAATTCCAAGTCTCACAAGACGACCAAGTCCTCCTCTGCTTCTGCCAACActaaacaaccacaacaaccTCCTCTCCATGTCCAAGTCCGGACTATCAATCTCTATCGAGCCCTTGCCGTTCCTCATgggacttcttcttcttcaacctcctcCCCCGGTGGTGATCATTCCCTCTCTTCTTCAAGGCCATTGCTTCCCCCTGGAGGTTTTAGCTTCTTGCAGGATTTCTTCTTACGGATTCAGCTTACCAGCCCCAACTTTCTTTACCTCATGGATCTTTCCGATGACGGCTCTCTTAGGAATGTCTTCTGGATTGACCCTCGTGCTAGGGCTGCTTACTCTCACTTTGGCGACGTTGTTTTGTTTGACACCACTTGTCTATCAAACTCCTACCAGCTTCCCCTTGTGTCTTTCGTTGGAATCGACCACCATGGAGATTCCATCTTGCTCGGCTGTGCTTTGCTTGCTCACCAGACCTTTGAGACCTACCTCTGGCTCTTCAGAGCTTGGCTTACTTGCATGCTAGGTCGTCCCCCACAGACCTTCATCACTCAACAGTGCAAGGCAATGCGTGCTGCTGTCTCTGAAGTTTTCCCAAGGGCTCATCATCGTCTTAGCTTGACCCACGTCTTGCACAACATCTTTCAGAGCGTTGTCCAGCTACAAGACTCTGAGTTGTTCCGTATGGCACTGAACAGAGTGGTCTACGGTTGTCTCAAGGTCGAAGAATTTGAAACAGCTTGGGAAGAGATGATCATTCGGTTTGGGCTGACTAATCACGAGACCATCAACCACCTGTTTCAAGATCGAGAACTATGGGCTCCAGTTTACCTCAAGGATACATTTTTGGCCGGGGCGCTGACTTTTCGATTGGGAGATGTGGCTGCACCATTCATCTTCAGTGGCTACGTTCATGAGCACACATCCCTGAGAGAATTCCTTGAAGGGTACCAATCTTTTCTGGATAAAAAGTACACAAGACAAGCCTTGTGCGATTCAGAGTCCTCCAAGTTTATCCCCGAGCTCAAGACAACGCACCCCTACGAGTCTCAGATGGCAAAGGTCTTCACAGTGGAGATATTTAGAAGGTTCCAAGACGAGGTCTCGGCAATGACTTCATGTTTTGGAATAACGCAAGTCCACTCAAACGGCTCGGCCTCCTCGTACGTGGTGAAAGAGAGGGAAGGAGAGAAAGTGAGGGACTTTGAGGTCATCTACGAGACTAGTGCAGAAGCACAAGTACGTTGCTTCTGTGTCTGTGGTGGTTTCAGCTTCAATGGGTACCAATGCAGACACGTCCTCCTCCTACTCAGCCACAACGGGTTGCAGGAAGTCCCGCCTCAGTATATACTGCAACGGTGGCGCAAGGACGTGAAGCGTCTCTATGTGGCGGATTTTGGGTCAGGTTGTGTGGACATAATGAATCAGGATCAATGGTATGAGCATTTGCACAGAAGAGCGATGCAGGTTGTTGAACAAGGAATGAGATCGAAAGAGCATTGCAGAGTTGCCTGGGAAGCATTGCAGAGTTGCCTGGAAAGCATTTAG
- the LOC109126288 gene encoding probable serine/threonine-protein kinase kinX — protein MEGLSEESKPIEGLTQGSLLTENLQSNGERTPAQESQLTDETSHESQAMEETHYATQSAEEMAHETQLIEEIPCESQPSADIPLKSQAVEDTDMTQDSQLGEENVPETESVEEIIEDTQPVEEVTQEETSQVSRTVEDIPPESHHIEEMLLENQQVDENDITHDMQPMEEMLEDTQPVEDVAQEAQEMEKNDEIQSVEEEGHEIQPVEDTQPVDEMAQEEQLVEEKHNDVQPVEGAGHETQAVEGILEDTQPVEEVAQEVQPMEQIPEPSQNPQNADGILCQGYSREGEEAPQKEQQSDEGIASDQHPQSHAMPQEEEAQHDSQSHAVPQEEATFTISQEGHHVDVLLQEGHHLEASSQEFPLITIGDGFSDFELYISEVGSHQQMKSELDQYLEESLMPRSQDFEVLRWWSLNRTKYPTLSKMAADILSLPFCTVSPDSVFDTEVKKMDNYRSSLRHVTLEALFCAKDWFKHGSSSSTSENNLKRES, from the coding sequence ATGGAAGGGCTGTCTGAAGAGAGCAAACCAATTGAGGGACTGACACAAGGTTCGCTTCTGACAGAAAATCTGCAATCCAATGGGGAGCGAACTCCGGCCCAAGAGAGCCAGCTAACAGATGAGACATCCCATGAGAGCCAAGCAATGGAGGAAACACATTATGCGACTCAGTCAGCTGAGGAGATGGCCCATGAGACCCAGCTGATTGAGGAAATTCCGTGCGAGAGCCAGCCTTCTGCGGACATACCCCTGAAGAGTCAGGCAGTGGAGGATACAGATATGACTCAAGACAGCCAGCTGGGGGAAGAAAATGTACCAGAGACAGAGTCAGTGGAGGAAATCATCGAAGACACTCAGCCTGTTGAAGAAGTGACGCAGGAAGAAACATCACAGGTGAGCCGGACAGTGGAGGATATACCGCCTGAGAGTCATCACATTGAGGAAATGCTGCTGGAAAACCAGCAAGTGGACGAGAATGATATAACTCATGACATGCAGCCGATGGAGGAAATGCTCGAGGACACTCAACCAGTTGAGGATGTGGCTCAGGAAGcacaagagatggagaagaatgATGAAATTCAGTCTGTTGAGGAAGAAGGACATGAGATACAGCCGGTGGAGGACACTCAACCAGTTGATGAAATGGCTCAGGAGGAACAACTGGTGGAGGAAAAGCATAATGATGTTCAGCCAGTCGAGGGTGCAGGACATGAGACACAGGCAGTCGAGGGAATACTAGAGGACACTCAGCCAGTGGAGGAAGTAGCACAGGAGGTACAGCCAATGGAGCAGATTCCCGAACCCAGCCAAAACCCACAAAACGCTGATGGTATACTTTGCCAAGGGTATTCTCGAGAGGGCGAGGAAGCTCCACAAAAAGAGCAGCAATCAGATGAAGGTATAGCCTCAGACCAACATCCTCAATCACATGCAATGCCACAGGAAGAAGAGGCACAACATGATTCTCAATCACATGCAGTGCCACAGGAAGAAGCCACATTTACAATCTCTCAAGAAGGTCACCACGTTGACGTCCTTCTCCAGGAAGGCCACCACCTTGAAGCATCTTCACAGGAGTTTCCCCTCATCACCATTGGAGATGGGTTCTCAGACTTTGAGCTTTACATCTCCGAGGTAGGTAGTCACCAACAGATGAAATCGGAGCTCGACCAATACCTGGAGGAATCTCTGATGCCGCGATCACAGGACTTTGAGGTTCTTCGCTGGTGGAGCCTGAACCGAACCAAATACCCTACCCTCTCCAAGATGGCGGCTGACATTTTGTCCCTACCCTTTTGCACCGTCTCTCCAGATTCTGTGTTTGACACGGAGGTGAAAAAGATGGACAACTACAGGAGCTCCCTTCGACATGTAACCTTAGAAGCTCTTTTCTGTGCCAAGGACTGGTTCAAGCACGGCTCCTCCAGTTCCACCTCAGAAAACAATCTGAAGAGGGAATCTTGA
- the LOC104714383 gene encoding protein FAR1-RELATED SEQUENCE 8-like isoform X1, with protein sequence MIGDSVYSPSDQSLSSPNPNLCITVGSVMEEEQMVVEQEEEEEELPLPDLGIDLDEDDCDGLLQIETGIDDDGPIAHSAPAPAPGMEFDSYDDAYSYYNSYARELGFAIRIKSSWTKRNSKEKRGAVLCCNCEGFKMVKEANTTSTRRKETRTGCQAMIRLKLIEFDRWKIDQVKLDHNHSFDPERAHNSKSHKTTKSSSASANTKQPQQPPLHVQVRTINLYRALAVPHGTSSSSTSSPGGDHSLSSSRPLLPPGGFSFLQDFFLRIQLTSPNFLYLMDLSDDGSLRNVFWIDPRARAAYSHFGDVVLFDTTCLSNSYQLPLVSFVGIDHHGDSILLGCALLAHQTFETYLWLFRAWLTCMLGRPPQTFITQQCKAMRAAVSEVFPRAHHRLSLTHVLHNIFQSVVQLQDSELFRMALNRVVYGCLKVEEFETAWEEMIIRFGLTNHETINHLFQDRELWAPVYLKDTFLAGALTFRLGDVAAPFIFSGYVHEHTSLREFLEGYQSFLDKKYTRQALCDSESSKFIPELKTTHPYESQMAKVFTVEIFRRFQDEVSAMTSCFGITQVHSNGSASSYVVKEREGEKVRDFEVIYETSAEAQVRCFCVCGGFSFNGYQCRHVLLLLSHNGLQEVPPQYILQRWRKDVKRLYVADFGSGCVDIMNQDQWYEHLHRRAMQVVEQGMRSKEHCRVAWEALQSCLESI encoded by the exons ATGATCGGTGATAGCGTCTACTCACCGTCCGATCAGTCTCTCTCGTCGCCCAACCCTAATCTCTGCATCACGGTCGGTTCGGTG ATGGAAGAGGAGCAGATGGTTgtcgaacaagaagaagaagaagaagagcttccgCTTCCTGATCTGGGTATTGACCTTGATGAAGACGACTGTGATGGATTGCTTCAGATTGAAACTGGAATCGATGATGATGGTCCCATTGCTCACAGTGCTCCTGCTCCTGCTCCTGGTATGGAATTCGATTCGTACGATGATGCTTACAGCTACTACAACTCGTACGCTCGGGAGCTCGGTTTTGCTATCCGTATCAAATCTTCCTGGACTAAGCGTAACAGCAAGGAGAAACGTGGTGCTGTCTTGTGCTGCAACTGCGAAGGTTTCAAGATGGTTAAAGAAGCCAACACCACCTCCACCCGTCGTAAGGAGACCAGAACTGGTTGCCAGGCTATGATTCGCCTCAAATTGATTGAATTTGATCGCTGGAAAATTGATCAGGTCAAACTCGACCATAACCACTCCTTTGATCCTGAAAGAGCCCACAATTCCAAGTCTCACAAGACGACCAAGTCCTCCTCTGCTTCTGCCAACActaaacaaccacaacaaccTCCTCTCCATGTCCAAGTCCGGACTATCAATCTCTATCGAGCCCTTGCCGTTCCTCATgggacttcttcttcttcaacctcctcCCCCGGTGGTGATCATTCCCTCTCTTCTTCAAGGCCATTGCTTCCCCCTGGAGGTTTTAGCTTCTTGCAGGATTTCTTCTTACGGATTCAGCTTACCAGCCCCAACTTTCTTTACCTCATGGATCTTTCCGATGACGGCTCTCTTAGGAATGTCTTCTGGATTGACCCTCGTGCTAGGGCTGCTTACTCTCACTTTGGCGACGTTGTTTTGTTTGACACCACTTGTCTATCAAACTCCTACCAGCTTCCCCTTGTGTCTTTCGTTGGAATCGACCACCATGGAGATTCCATCTTGCTCGGCTGTGCTTTGCTTGCTCACCAGACCTTTGAGACCTACCTCTGGCTCTTCAGAGCTTGGCTTACTTGCATGCTAGGTCGTCCCCCACAGACCTTCATCACTCAACAGTGCAAGGCAATGCGTGCTGCTGTCTCTGAAGTTTTCCCAAGGGCTCATCATCGTCTTAGCTTGACCCACGTCTTGCACAACATCTTTCAGAGCGTTGTCCAGCTACAAGACTCTGAGTTGTTCCGTATGGCACTGAACAGAGTGGTCTACGGTTGTCTCAAGGTCGAAGAATTTGAAACAGCTTGGGAAGAGATGATCATTCGGTTTGGGCTGACTAATCACGAGACCATCAACCACCTGTTTCAAGATCGAGAACTATGGGCTCCAGTTTACCTCAAGGATACATTTTTGGCCGGGGCGCTGACTTTTCGATTGGGAGATGTGGCTGCACCATTCATCTTCAGTGGCTACGTTCATGAGCACACATCCCTGAGAGAATTCCTTGAAGGGTACCAATCTTTTCTGGATAAAAAGTACACAAGACAAGCCTTGTGCGATTCAGAGTCCTCCAAGTTTATCCCCGAGCTCAAGACAACGCACCCCTACGAGTCTCAGATGGCAAAGGTCTTCACAGTGGAGATATTTAGAAGGTTCCAAGACGAGGTCTCGGCAATGACTTCATGTTTTGGAATAACGCAAGTCCACTCAAACGGCTCGGCCTCCTCGTACGTGGTGAAAGAGAGGGAAGGAGAGAAAGTGAGGGACTTTGAGGTCATCTACGAGACTAGTGCAGAAGCACAAGTACGTTGCTTCTGTGTCTGTGGTGGTTTCAGCTTCAATGGGTACCAATGCAGACACGTCCTCCTCCTACTCAGCCACAACGGGTTGCAGGAAGTCCCGCCTCAGTATATACTGCAACGGTGGCGCAAGGACGTGAAGCGTCTCTATGTGGCGGATTTTGGGTCAGGTTGTGTGGACATAATGAATCAGGATCAATGGTATGAGCATTTGCACAGAAGAGCGATGCAGGTTGTTGAACAAGGAATGAGATCGAAAGAGCATTGCAGAGTTGCCTGGGAAGCATTGCAGAGTTGCCTGGAAAGCATTTAG
- the LOC104714383 gene encoding protein FAR1-RELATED SEQUENCE 8-like isoform X3, which translates to MIGDSVYSPSDQSLSSPNPNLCITMEEEQMVVEQEEEEEELPLPDLGIDLDEDDCDGLLQIETGIDDDGPIAHSAPAPAPGMEFDSYDDAYSYYNSYARELGFAIRIKSSWTKRNSKEKRGAVLCCNCEGFKMVKEANTTSTRRKETRTGCQAMIRLKLIEFDRWKIDQVKLDHNHSFDPERAHNSKSHKTTKSSSASANTKQPQQPPLHVQVRTINLYRALAVPHGTSSSSTSSPGGDHSLSSSRPLLPPGGFSFLQDFFLRIQLTSPNFLYLMDLSDDGSLRNVFWIDPRARAAYSHFGDVVLFDTTCLSNSYQLPLVSFVGIDHHGDSILLGCALLAHQTFETYLWLFRAWLTCMLGRPPQTFITQQCKAMRAAVSEVFPRAHHRLSLTHVLHNIFQSVVQLQDSELFRMALNRVVYGCLKVEEFETAWEEMIIRFGLTNHETINHLFQDRELWAPVYLKDTFLAGALTFRLGDVAAPFIFSGYVHEHTSLREFLEGYQSFLDKKYTRQALCDSESSKFIPELKTTHPYESQMAKVFTVEIFRRFQDEVSAMTSCFGITQVHSNGSASSYVVKEREGEKVRDFEVIYETSAEAQVRCFCVCGGFSFNGYQCRHVLLLLSHNGLQEVPPQYILQRWRKDVKRLYVADFGSGCVDIMNQDQWYEHLHRRAMQVVEQGMRSKEHCRVAWEALQSCLESI; encoded by the exons ATGATCGGTGATAGCGTCTACTCACCGTCCGATCAGTCTCTCTCGTCGCCCAACCCTAATCTCTGCATCACG ATGGAAGAGGAGCAGATGGTTgtcgaacaagaagaagaagaagaagagcttccgCTTCCTGATCTGGGTATTGACCTTGATGAAGACGACTGTGATGGATTGCTTCAGATTGAAACTGGAATCGATGATGATGGTCCCATTGCTCACAGTGCTCCTGCTCCTGCTCCTGGTATGGAATTCGATTCGTACGATGATGCTTACAGCTACTACAACTCGTACGCTCGGGAGCTCGGTTTTGCTATCCGTATCAAATCTTCCTGGACTAAGCGTAACAGCAAGGAGAAACGTGGTGCTGTCTTGTGCTGCAACTGCGAAGGTTTCAAGATGGTTAAAGAAGCCAACACCACCTCCACCCGTCGTAAGGAGACCAGAACTGGTTGCCAGGCTATGATTCGCCTCAAATTGATTGAATTTGATCGCTGGAAAATTGATCAGGTCAAACTCGACCATAACCACTCCTTTGATCCTGAAAGAGCCCACAATTCCAAGTCTCACAAGACGACCAAGTCCTCCTCTGCTTCTGCCAACActaaacaaccacaacaaccTCCTCTCCATGTCCAAGTCCGGACTATCAATCTCTATCGAGCCCTTGCCGTTCCTCATgggacttcttcttcttcaacctcctcCCCCGGTGGTGATCATTCCCTCTCTTCTTCAAGGCCATTGCTTCCCCCTGGAGGTTTTAGCTTCTTGCAGGATTTCTTCTTACGGATTCAGCTTACCAGCCCCAACTTTCTTTACCTCATGGATCTTTCCGATGACGGCTCTCTTAGGAATGTCTTCTGGATTGACCCTCGTGCTAGGGCTGCTTACTCTCACTTTGGCGACGTTGTTTTGTTTGACACCACTTGTCTATCAAACTCCTACCAGCTTCCCCTTGTGTCTTTCGTTGGAATCGACCACCATGGAGATTCCATCTTGCTCGGCTGTGCTTTGCTTGCTCACCAGACCTTTGAGACCTACCTCTGGCTCTTCAGAGCTTGGCTTACTTGCATGCTAGGTCGTCCCCCACAGACCTTCATCACTCAACAGTGCAAGGCAATGCGTGCTGCTGTCTCTGAAGTTTTCCCAAGGGCTCATCATCGTCTTAGCTTGACCCACGTCTTGCACAACATCTTTCAGAGCGTTGTCCAGCTACAAGACTCTGAGTTGTTCCGTATGGCACTGAACAGAGTGGTCTACGGTTGTCTCAAGGTCGAAGAATTTGAAACAGCTTGGGAAGAGATGATCATTCGGTTTGGGCTGACTAATCACGAGACCATCAACCACCTGTTTCAAGATCGAGAACTATGGGCTCCAGTTTACCTCAAGGATACATTTTTGGCCGGGGCGCTGACTTTTCGATTGGGAGATGTGGCTGCACCATTCATCTTCAGTGGCTACGTTCATGAGCACACATCCCTGAGAGAATTCCTTGAAGGGTACCAATCTTTTCTGGATAAAAAGTACACAAGACAAGCCTTGTGCGATTCAGAGTCCTCCAAGTTTATCCCCGAGCTCAAGACAACGCACCCCTACGAGTCTCAGATGGCAAAGGTCTTCACAGTGGAGATATTTAGAAGGTTCCAAGACGAGGTCTCGGCAATGACTTCATGTTTTGGAATAACGCAAGTCCACTCAAACGGCTCGGCCTCCTCGTACGTGGTGAAAGAGAGGGAAGGAGAGAAAGTGAGGGACTTTGAGGTCATCTACGAGACTAGTGCAGAAGCACAAGTACGTTGCTTCTGTGTCTGTGGTGGTTTCAGCTTCAATGGGTACCAATGCAGACACGTCCTCCTCCTACTCAGCCACAACGGGTTGCAGGAAGTCCCGCCTCAGTATATACTGCAACGGTGGCGCAAGGACGTGAAGCGTCTCTATGTGGCGGATTTTGGGTCAGGTTGTGTGGACATAATGAATCAGGATCAATGGTATGAGCATTTGCACAGAAGAGCGATGCAGGTTGTTGAACAAGGAATGAGATCGAAAGAGCATTGCAGAGTTGCCTGGGAAGCATTGCAGAGTTGCCTGGAAAGCATTTAG
- the LOC104714382 gene encoding probable serine/threonine-protein kinase kinX (The sequence of the model RefSeq protein was modified relative to this genomic sequence to represent the inferred CDS: added 82 bases not found in genome assembly): protein MTQDSQLGEENVPETESVEEIIEDTQPVEEVTQEETSQVSRTVEDIPPESHHIEEMLLENQQVDENDITHDMQPMEEMLEDTQPVEDVAQEAQEMEKNDEIQSVEEEGHEIQPVEDTQPVDEMAQEEQLVEEKHNDVQPVEGAGQETQAVEGILEDTQPVEEVAQEVQPVEPIPEPSQNPENADGILCQGYSREGEEAPQKEQQSDEVIASDQHPQSHAMPQEEEAQHDSQSHAVPQEEATFTISQEGHHVDVLLQEGHHLEASSQEFPLITIGDGFSDFELYISEVGSHQQMKSELDQYLEESLMPRSQDFEVLRWWSLNRTKYPTLSKMAADVLSLPFCTVSPDSVFDTEVKKMDNYRSSLRHVTLEALFCAKDWFKHSSSSSTSENNLKRES from the coding sequence ATGACTCAAGACAGCCAGCTGGGGGAAGAAAATGTACCAGAGACAGAGTCAGTGGAGGAAATCATCGAAGACACTCAGCCTGTTGAAGAAGTGACGCAGGAAGAAACATCACAGGTGAGCCGGACAGTGGAGGATATACCGCCTGAGAGTCATCACATTGAGGAAATGCTGCTGGAAAACCAGCAAGTGGACGAGAATGATATAACTCATGACATGCAGCCGATGGAGGAAATGCTCGAGGACACTCAACCAGTTGAGGATGTGGCTCAGGAAGcacaagagatggagaagaatgATGAAATTCAGTCTGTTGAGGAAGAAGGACATGAGATACAGCCGGTGGAGGACACTCAACCAGTTGATGAAATGGCTCAGGAGGAACAACTGGTGGAGGAAAAGCATAATGATGTTCAGCCAGTCGAGGGTGCAGGACAGGAGACACAGGCAGTCGAGGGAATACTAGAGGACACTCAGCCAGTGGAGGAAGTAGCACAGGAGGTGCAGCCAGTGGAGCCGATTCCCGAACCCAGCCAAAACCCAGAAAACGCGGATGGTATACTTTGCCAAGGGTATTCTCGAGAGGGCGAGGAAGCTCCACAAAAAGAGCAGCAATCAGATGAAGTTATAGCCTCAGACCAACATCCTCAATCACATGCAATGCCACAGGAAGAAGAGGCACAACATGATTCTCAATCACATGCAGTGCCACAGGAAGAAGCCACATTTACAATCTCTCAAGAAGGTCACCACGTTGACGTCCTTCTCCAGGAAGGCCACCACCTTGAAGCATCTTCACAGGAGTTTCCCCTCATCACCATTGGAGATGGGTTCTCAGACTTTGAGCTTTACATCTCCGAGGTAGGTAGTCACCAACAGATGAAATCGGAGCTCGACCAATACCTGGAGGAATCTCTGATGCCGCGATCACAGGACTTTGAGGTTCTACGCTGGTGGAGCCTGAACCGAACCAAATACCCTACCCTCTCCAAGATGGCGGCTGACGTTTTGTCCCTACCCTTTTGCACCGTCTCTCCAGATTCTGTGTTTGACACGGAGGTGAAAAAGATGGACAACTACAGGAGCTCCCTTCGACATGTGACCTT